In Litoreibacter ponti, the genomic stretch CATGTCGGAATAGATCGCCTCGACCCGGCCCAGCGTCAGGCGCCCGTCGGGCTTGTACCAACTGGTGACGCCATTGAGCATCGAGATCAGCGCGAGTGTGGTCAGCTTGGTGTCGTCGACATCGAAGAGGCCCTCGTCCTGGCCCGCGATCAGGATCGCCTCGAGCGCGTTCTCGTATTCGCGCCGCATCTCTTCGAGCGCCTTGAAATTGTCGGGCTCGAGATTGCGCAGCTCCATGTAGGAAATGAACACCTGCTCGGGCCGCTCAAGGTGGAAACGGATGTGGAAGCGCGTGAAGGCCTCGAGCTGCATGACGGGACCTTCGGGCTTTTCAACCGCGGCCCATCCGTCAAGCACGTCCTGCATGTGATCGCGCAACAGATCGAAGAGCAGGGACTGCTTGTCGGGCGTGTAGAGGTAGAGCGCGCCCGCCTGCACGCCGACCTCCGCCGCGATCTGGCGCATCGACACCGCGGCAAAGCCGTGGGCTGCGAAAAGCTTCAGGGCAGCCGCCCGGACGCGGGGGCCAGTGATGTCGGAGTGGGAGCCGGTTTTACGTGCCATGGGCGAAGCGTATCTGAACGCGCGTTCAAATCAAGCCTCTATGTCGGGATGGACGCCGCCCGCGCCCCCGCCTATTGTGCCGGTGCAACAAGTTTTGAACGGACGGCCCCATGCGCTGCACCCTTTTATTGGCCGCTTGCCTGGCCTTGTCGTCCGCCTGTACCGCCAATCTGCCCGCCATAGACGACACGATCTCAGAAGGGGCCCAGCGCGCCGACTACCCCGAACTTGAGCCCCTACCGAACCTGCTGGCACGCAGTGAGGCAGGCAGCAGCATCGAGGTGCAGACCGAAGCGCTGCAGGCCCGCGTGAGCCGCCTGAAGGCCCGCGCACGGGCGCTGAAAGGACGCACGATCATCGACGGGGCCACGCGGCTGCGGCTGCTGGAGGCCACCAAAGGCAAGCCCGCCTGAGCAAGCCGCGTTGCACCGCGCCGGGATACGCGCTAACGAGCGCGCGACACCTTGAAATGACGGAGCGCCCCCATGTCTGACCCCCTTCGCCTTGGCATTGCAGGACTGGGCACCGTGGGCGTGGGCGTGGTGCGGATCATCCGCCAGAAAGCCGCGCAGCTGGAAGCGCGCACGGGCCGCAAAATCGTGATCTCGGCCGTCTCTGCCCGCTCGCAGAAAGACCGCGGCGTGCCGCTGGGCGACTATGCATGGGAAGACGATCCGGTGGCGCTGGCGGTGCGCGACGACGTGGATGTCTTTGTCGAGTTGATGGGCGGCGCGACCGGCCCCGCCAAGGACGCGACCGAGGCCGCGCTGCGCGCGGGCAAGGACGTGGTCACCGCCAACAAGGCAATGCTCGCCGAACATGGCCAACCGCTTGCGCTTTTGGCTGAGGGCGAAGGCCGCGTGCTGCGCTTTGAGGCCGCCGTTGCGGGCGGCATCCCGGTGGTCAAGGCGCTGACGGAGGGGCTTGCCGGAAACGACATCACCCGGGTGATGGGCGTGATGAACGGCTCGTGCAACTACATCCTGACGCGCATGGAGCATGCCGGGCTGACCTACGAGGAAGCCTTTGCAGAGGCCGACGGGCTTGGCTATCTGGAAGCCGATCCAGAGCTGGACGTGGGCGGCATCGACGCCGCACATAAGCTGGCGCTGCTGGCGGCGATCTCGTTCGGGACGCAGGTGAAGTTCGACGCGGTGCAGCTGGAAGGCATAGGCCAGGTCACCATCGAAGACATCCGCCAGGCCGCCGATATGGGCTACAAGATCAAGCTTTTGGGCATCGCGCAGATGACCGCGCGGGGGCTGGTGCAGTCGATGACGCCGTGCCTGGTGCCTGCGACCTCGCCCCTTGGGCAGCTTGAAGGCGGCACCAACATGGTGGTGCTGGAAGGCGATCACGTGGGCCAGATCGTGCTGCGTGGCGCGGGCGCGGGCGAAGGCCCGACCGCAAGCGCGGTGCTGTCGGATGTGATCGACATCGCGCGCGGCCTGCGGCTTTCAACCTTCGGCCAGCCCGCCGAGACGCTGAAGACCACGCCTGCGGCCAATGCGGGCACGCCCGCGCCGTTCTATCTGCGTATGACGCTGCAGGACAAACCGGGCGC encodes the following:
- a CDS encoding TetR/AcrR family transcriptional regulator, coding for MARKTGSHSDITGPRVRAAALKLFAAHGFAAVSMRQIAAEVGVQAGALYLYTPDKQSLLFDLLRDHMQDVLDGWAAVEKPEGPVMQLEAFTRFHIRFHLERPEQVFISYMELRNLEPDNFKALEEMRREYENALEAILIAGQDEGLFDVDDTKLTTLALISMLNGVTSWYKPDGRLTLGRVEAIYSDMAGKAVRMPRWKERKMRKATQEEPAE
- a CDS encoding homoserine dehydrogenase gives rise to the protein MSDPLRLGIAGLGTVGVGVVRIIRQKAAQLEARTGRKIVISAVSARSQKDRGVPLGDYAWEDDPVALAVRDDVDVFVELMGGATGPAKDATEAALRAGKDVVTANKAMLAEHGQPLALLAEGEGRVLRFEAAVAGGIPVVKALTEGLAGNDITRVMGVMNGSCNYILTRMEHAGLTYEEAFAEADGLGYLEADPELDVGGIDAAHKLALLAAISFGTQVKFDAVQLEGIGQVTIEDIRQAADMGYKIKLLGIAQMTARGLVQSMTPCLVPATSPLGQLEGGTNMVVLEGDHVGQIVLRGAGAGEGPTASAVLSDVIDIARGLRLSTFGQPAETLKTTPAANAGTPAPFYLRMTLQDKPGALAKVATCLGDAGVSIHRMRQYDHVDDRAPVLIVTHTTSRDALDAALAALPGTGVLASEPVALRIEEV